The proteins below come from a single Chryseobacterium capnotolerans genomic window:
- a CDS encoding transposase, protein MNYKNIHIGNLIKHAVSESNIELSRICNFFHCTEKEVGEMYTCSSLDTEIVLKWSKLLEYDFFRIYTQHLILYAPASPKIKNTLSEDKKTGLPQFRKNIYTREVIDFILEQIKNGRMTREEIIIRYRIPKTTLHKWIGKYSR, encoded by the coding sequence ATGAATTATAAAAACATTCATATAGGAAATCTGATTAAGCATGCCGTTTCTGAAAGCAATATAGAATTATCCCGTATCTGTAATTTTTTCCACTGTACTGAAAAAGAGGTAGGTGAAATGTATACCTGCAGCAGTCTGGATACTGAAATTGTCCTTAAATGGAGTAAACTTTTGGAATATGATTTTTTTAGAATCTATACTCAGCATTTGATTCTTTATGCTCCAGCCTCCCCTAAAATTAAAAATACTCTATCCGAAGATAAAAAAACGGGATTGCCTCAGTTTCGCAAAAATATTTATACCAGAGAAGTCATAGATTTTATTCTTGAACAAATAAAAAATGGCAGAATGACGAGGGAAGAAATTATTATACGATATAGAATTCCTAAAACAACTCTCCATAAATGGATAGGTAAATACAGCCGGTAA